Proteins found in one Paenibacillus wynnii genomic segment:
- a CDS encoding TerB N-terminal domain-containing protein has product MENDKKQPHFTELVWESTEQNVAIPPRNSSEEVKLNKIRTINAPPETSVQLQLWDMESEVKEPVTTTEGEFVKRARVLQHRKEPPSLFVPFKSYWPTYGHMTGAQNRWYFYWRDEVRLGRYHKTDLSYIFLHVYELINGVGWDTPSEGYRQLCQIWEAYRDTYKRLDQYLGGWIADFSFVHHLEVPLSTIVARSRGLAGDLAELELMRCLSSSREQLSFAGLTVMSDYDISKSKFYLSEGKEAAERYIPQVVALIDAYVTRKHGKNLVEMFPPSPPVHRERYLFRSAVYDISLYGYSILIPVVRVSKSLPLRSLITRLFRLTENKLRELMGYRGRLKGVKVDADMDDLVTRFLQREFRKSEQELKGPAVVIDQEKLERLQSDSEIVRTLLMVEEVVIPDDMSADDYEMAATTHDENPMKDTVVTANFDMDSEILSATGWEQFTAVLSPLQREAIILLNNEVEGWNAFQKLAVTSGTMPELLMDEINEIAMDTLGDLLIDGEEISEEYAPMLQYLTR; this is encoded by the coding sequence ATGGAAAATGACAAGAAACAACCTCATTTTACGGAGTTGGTCTGGGAAAGTACAGAACAGAATGTAGCCATCCCTCCGCGTAATTCATCTGAAGAAGTGAAGCTGAATAAGATACGTACAATAAATGCTCCCCCTGAGACCTCAGTACAACTGCAGCTCTGGGATATGGAGTCAGAAGTAAAGGAGCCGGTAACAACTACTGAAGGGGAGTTTGTGAAACGGGCCAGAGTGCTTCAGCATCGCAAGGAACCACCGTCTCTTTTTGTACCCTTTAAAAGCTATTGGCCCACTTATGGTCATATGACTGGAGCGCAGAATAGATGGTATTTCTACTGGCGTGATGAAGTTAGGTTAGGCAGGTATCATAAGACAGATCTTTCTTATATTTTTTTGCATGTGTACGAGCTTATTAATGGAGTGGGATGGGACACCCCTTCTGAGGGATATAGACAGCTGTGTCAAATATGGGAAGCTTATCGAGATACATATAAACGGCTGGATCAATATCTGGGCGGCTGGATTGCCGACTTTTCCTTTGTTCATCATCTGGAAGTACCGCTATCTACAATTGTAGCCCGTTCACGCGGTCTGGCAGGTGATCTGGCGGAGCTTGAGCTGATGCGATGTCTATCCTCCTCTAGAGAGCAGCTGTCCTTCGCAGGATTAACGGTAATGTCCGATTATGATATAAGCAAGTCCAAGTTCTACCTAAGTGAAGGTAAAGAAGCTGCCGAACGTTACATCCCGCAGGTAGTAGCACTAATCGATGCGTATGTCACCCGCAAACACGGCAAGAATCTGGTGGAAATGTTCCCGCCAAGTCCGCCGGTGCATCGGGAGCGCTACTTATTCCGCAGTGCTGTATATGACATCTCTCTCTATGGATATTCCATACTTATACCTGTCGTTCGAGTCAGCAAATCTCTACCGCTTCGCAGTCTTATCACACGATTATTTCGTCTGACCGAGAATAAGCTTAGAGAGCTAATGGGATATCGGGGAAGACTTAAAGGCGTTAAAGTAGATGCGGATATGGACGATCTTGTGACCCGTTTTCTGCAGCGGGAGTTCCGTAAGTCAGAACAGGAACTGAAGGGTCCGGCAGTTGTAATTGATCAGGAGAAGCTGGAACGTTTGCAGTCGGATTCCGAAATCGTTCGAACTCTGCTCATGGTGGAGGAAGTCGTCATTCCAGATGATATGTCTGCGGATGATTACGAAATGGCAGCTACGACCCACGATGAGAATCCGATGAAAGACACTGTTGTAACTGCTAACTTCGACATGGACTCTGAGATCCTGTCAGCCACAGGGTGGGAGCAATTTACTGCAGTGCTTAGCCCGTTACAACGAGAAGCAATAATCCTGCTTAATAATGAAGTAGAGGGATGGAATGCTTTTCAAAAACTGGCTGTAACCAGCGGGACTATGCCTGAATTGTTAATGGATGAGATTAATGAAATCGCCATGGACACTTTGGGTGATCTACTTATAGACGGGGAAGAGATCTCTGAAGAATATGCTCCAATGCTGCAATACTTAACGAGGTGA
- the mnmH gene encoding tRNA 2-selenouridine(34) synthase MnmH, which translates to MFQDITLEELRILKARKKLSIIDVRSPSEYVESTLPDSLNIPLFDDQERAEIGTLYKQTSVQAAKERGLEVVSAKLPAFIKEFGEIEGDKVVFCWRGGMRSRTTATVLSLMDIHAYRLVGGFKAYRKWVLDELENYDFKPKSYVIHGNTGTGKTNLLHRLKALGHPVLDLEGMAGHRGSIFGEIGLRANNQKTFDSLLLEELISLGQSSYVLFEAESKRIGKVVMPPFMAQQKEKGIQIWIDMPIESRVRQILEDYQPEQFKDQYISAFLSIKSRIHVPVAAEIEGYLKADQFGEAVALLLEYYYDPRYDYTSTQYEDSERVCFKVNHLDEAEAAVVSYLANQMHSITT; encoded by the coding sequence TTGTTTCAGGATATTACATTAGAAGAATTAAGAATACTTAAGGCTCGGAAGAAGCTATCCATTATTGATGTGCGATCTCCTTCTGAATATGTAGAATCAACATTGCCAGATAGTCTGAATATCCCCTTGTTTGATGATCAGGAACGGGCCGAGATTGGCACTTTATATAAGCAGACTAGTGTTCAGGCTGCCAAGGAACGCGGGTTGGAGGTAGTCTCTGCCAAGTTGCCGGCTTTCATTAAAGAGTTTGGTGAGATTGAAGGAGACAAGGTTGTTTTTTGCTGGAGGGGAGGTATGCGTAGCCGGACGACGGCAACGGTTCTTTCCTTAATGGATATTCATGCTTATCGGCTGGTGGGCGGCTTCAAAGCTTACCGGAAATGGGTGCTGGACGAACTGGAGAACTATGATTTCAAACCGAAATCTTACGTTATTCACGGGAATACCGGCACAGGCAAAACTAATCTTTTACATCGACTGAAGGCTCTGGGTCATCCTGTTTTGGATTTGGAGGGAATGGCTGGTCATCGCGGCTCTATATTTGGGGAAATTGGACTCCGTGCCAATAATCAAAAAACCTTCGACAGCCTTCTATTAGAGGAATTGATTTCACTGGGACAATCATCTTATGTACTGTTTGAAGCAGAGAGCAAAAGAATTGGTAAGGTTGTTATGCCCCCGTTCATGGCGCAGCAGAAAGAAAAAGGTATCCAAATATGGATTGACATGCCTATCGAATCCAGAGTACGGCAGATCCTTGAGGATTATCAACCCGAGCAGTTCAAAGACCAATATATCTCAGCATTCCTCAGTATCAAATCCCGTATTCATGTTCCAGTGGCCGCAGAAATTGAAGGCTATTTGAAGGCTGATCAATTCGGTGAGGCCGTAGCCTTGCTGCTGGAATATTATTATGATCCAAGATACGATTACACCTCTACGCAGTATGAAGATTCCGAGCGAGTGTGTTTTAAAGTGAATCATTTGGATGAAGCTGAAGCGGCTGTAGTCTCATATTTAGCCAATC
- a CDS encoding permease — translation MSASNHSSLGIKPPISYKALIMALIFLLIALAGLSYVKWWPYYHKAIKAATEHSIGSSILTGDQATGPDPSIQAAWDYAAGYFKSVWKAAVLGILLGSLVQVLLPSQWLLRVLGKANFKSTALGGLASLPGMMCTCCAAPIAVGLRKKNVSVGASLAFWLGNPVLNPATLIFMTFVLSWKFTLMRLGFGLILTFAVSYFAERFAGKSEIPENVVETVDTIVELEGSLLSRWVRNVGSMSLTVIPAYFFSVLLLGGARAWMFPALGEGAMNGILAVIIFTIAGTLFVIPTAAEIPIIGTFLSFGFGTGVAGALLVTLPTISLPSLLMVYRSYPRRVVWFVLFSVIGLGLLSGLVGSFIL, via the coding sequence ATGTCTGCTTCTAACCATTCTTCACTTGGTATTAAACCACCTATAAGCTACAAAGCGCTTATCATGGCGTTAATTTTTCTACTCATTGCGCTTGCAGGTCTGTCTTATGTGAAATGGTGGCCTTATTATCACAAGGCGATCAAAGCCGCAACCGAGCATTCTATTGGTTCTTCCATTTTGACTGGAGATCAAGCCACTGGACCAGATCCGTCGATCCAGGCCGCATGGGATTATGCCGCAGGTTATTTTAAATCCGTGTGGAAAGCAGCCGTTCTAGGTATATTGCTAGGCTCATTGGTACAGGTACTTCTTCCTTCACAATGGCTTCTTCGTGTTCTTGGTAAAGCAAACTTCAAAAGTACCGCTTTAGGGGGACTCGCATCCCTTCCGGGGATGATGTGTACCTGCTGTGCGGCTCCAATTGCTGTGGGATTGCGTAAAAAGAATGTCTCCGTGGGTGCCAGCTTAGCTTTTTGGCTAGGCAATCCCGTGCTAAATCCAGCAACACTAATTTTTATGACCTTCGTCCTATCGTGGAAGTTCACGTTGATGCGTTTAGGGTTTGGCTTGATCCTTACTTTTGCCGTTAGTTATTTCGCGGAGCGGTTTGCTGGCAAGTCTGAAATCCCTGAAAACGTTGTAGAGACTGTTGATACGATTGTAGAACTTGAAGGATCACTTCTTTCTCGGTGGGTTCGCAACGTAGGTTCAATGTCACTAACGGTAATTCCAGCTTACTTCTTCAGTGTCCTCCTTCTAGGGGGAGCAAGAGCCTGGATGTTCCCAGCTCTTGGTGAAGGTGCGATGAACGGAATTCTAGCGGTGATTATATTCACGATTGCCGGTACCTTGTTTGTTATTCCAACGGCTGCTGAGATTCCTATTATTGGAACTTTCCTTTCCTTTGGCTTTGGTACAGGCGTTGCAGGTGCTCTGCTTGTTACCCTCCCAACGATCAGTCTGCCATCCTTATTAATGGTATACCGCTCCTACCCACGCCGTGTGGTTTGGTTCGTATTGTTCTCTGTGATCGGATTGGGTTTGCTGAGTGGTCTAGTAGGTTCATTCATTTTATAA
- a CDS encoding DEAD/DEAH box helicase: protein MSDNPFYRLAPFIKEFIYKNRWETLREAQVDACRVLFDTPHHLLIASGTASGKTEAAFFPALTELHERPSTSVGILYIAPLKALINDQFTRLNDLLREGGIPVWHWHGDVPQADKTKLMQNPSGVLQITPESLEGLLMNRPNAIPALFHDLRFIVVDEVHAFMGADRGIQVLSQLARISRMSGCYPRRIGLSATLSDYASVTEWLAAGTREKVEVSAPQGGRKLRLSVEHFSFPDARDEVQAEHLERARQAYYDYIYDHTHLKKALIFTNSRSDAETATLELRRTAAKRGERDVFHVHHGSISAMLREETEAALRQGQGPAVAAATLTLELGIDLGELERVLQLGAPYSCASFVQRLGRSGRRGDAASEMIFVTPEEEDEEAQLPARMPWTLLRAIAVIELYVREKWVEPLVVRKLPVGLLYHQTMSILKSMGEAEPDDLREAVLSLPSFRSIDQTDYETFMTYMIGIGQIERMDEGSLIIGMAGEKIVNNFRFYAVFKDDEEHVVYNGTEEIGSITTVPPPGYCFTLAGKLWKVEEVDTRHKAVYVKTSRGKVDTLWLGAGGDVHTRIMRKIREILDETALYSYLAPSAAARLERARRLAKESGLLERSVLPAGGDSMFIMPWAGSRQFRTLERLLKNNLKGPLKLRSIVPMEPYYMVVAGSTDAETLEAEIIAESTAATEPLSLLSPDEAPYLGKYDEFIPHELLRKAFSLDGLDVPGLIEVLKQWRQPE, encoded by the coding sequence ATGAGTGATAATCCATTTTACCGGCTGGCTCCATTTATTAAGGAGTTCATATATAAGAATCGCTGGGAAACCTTGCGTGAGGCGCAAGTGGACGCTTGCCGTGTGTTGTTCGATACGCCGCATCATTTACTTATCGCCTCGGGTACGGCTTCCGGCAAAACAGAAGCGGCTTTTTTTCCTGCACTTACCGAGCTTCATGAACGTCCATCCACTTCAGTAGGAATTCTATATATTGCTCCCCTTAAAGCTTTAATTAACGATCAATTTACCCGTTTGAACGACTTGTTGAGGGAAGGCGGAATTCCCGTTTGGCATTGGCATGGCGACGTACCTCAGGCCGACAAAACCAAGCTGATGCAGAATCCTTCGGGTGTCCTGCAGATTACACCGGAATCACTTGAAGGCCTGCTCATGAACCGCCCCAATGCGATTCCGGCATTATTCCATGATTTACGCTTCATTGTAGTTGATGAAGTTCATGCGTTCATGGGAGCCGACCGCGGTATTCAAGTCCTGAGTCAACTGGCTAGAATTTCCCGTATGTCCGGCTGCTATCCACGCCGAATTGGCCTCTCTGCCACGCTTAGCGACTACGCTTCGGTTACGGAGTGGCTTGCCGCAGGAACAAGAGAGAAGGTGGAGGTATCCGCACCACAGGGAGGGCGTAAGCTTCGTCTTAGTGTGGAGCATTTTTCCTTTCCTGATGCACGGGATGAAGTGCAGGCAGAGCATTTGGAGCGTGCACGACAAGCTTACTACGATTATATCTACGACCATACCCATCTTAAAAAAGCTCTGATCTTCACGAATAGTCGCTCGGATGCCGAGACGGCTACACTGGAGCTGCGGAGAACGGCAGCCAAACGCGGTGAACGGGATGTATTTCACGTTCATCACGGCAGTATCTCGGCGATGCTGCGCGAAGAGACCGAAGCTGCACTTCGCCAAGGACAAGGGCCTGCGGTTGCGGCAGCAACCTTAACCTTGGAGCTTGGCATCGATCTCGGCGAGCTGGAGCGAGTGCTGCAGCTTGGCGCACCTTATAGCTGTGCAAGCTTTGTGCAGCGTCTAGGACGCTCTGGTAGGCGCGGAGATGCCGCGTCTGAGATGATCTTCGTCACTCCGGAGGAGGAAGACGAGGAGGCACAGCTACCAGCAAGAATGCCTTGGACCTTGCTTCGGGCGATTGCGGTGATCGAGCTGTACGTGCGGGAGAAATGGGTTGAACCGCTAGTTGTTCGAAAGCTGCCCGTTGGATTACTGTATCATCAGACCATGAGTATCCTGAAAAGCATGGGGGAAGCCGAACCAGACGACTTAAGAGAGGCTGTACTTAGCCTACCGTCTTTCAGGAGTATTGATCAGACAGACTATGAGACCTTCATGACCTACATGATCGGAATAGGTCAAATCGAGCGAATGGATGAAGGAAGCCTAATCATTGGCATGGCTGGAGAGAAAATCGTGAACAACTTCCGGTTTTATGCTGTGTTCAAGGATGACGAAGAGCATGTTGTCTACAATGGTACAGAAGAAATTGGTTCCATTACAACGGTTCCGCCACCAGGCTATTGCTTTACACTGGCAGGTAAACTGTGGAAGGTTGAGGAAGTAGATACACGTCATAAGGCGGTATATGTCAAGACTTCACGTGGTAAAGTAGATACTCTATGGCTTGGAGCAGGTGGGGATGTGCATACCCGTATCATGCGGAAAATCCGCGAAATTCTGGACGAAACCGCACTTTATTCCTATTTAGCTCCAAGTGCCGCGGCACGTCTGGAACGAGCCCGCCGATTGGCCAAGGAAAGTGGCCTTTTGGAACGATCCGTTCTTCCCGCAGGTGGTGATTCTATGTTCATTATGCCATGGGCAGGCAGTCGGCAATTCCGGACCTTGGAAAGATTGCTTAAGAACAATCTAAAAGGTCCACTGAAATTGCGTTCAATTGTACCTATGGAGCCCTATTACATGGTTGTTGCCGGCAGTACGGATGCGGAAACACTGGAAGCAGAGATTATCGCAGAATCTACCGCTGCCACAGAGCCTTTATCTTTGCTATCACCGGATGAAGCACCTTACCTTGGCAAGTATGATGAATTCATTCCACATGAACTGCTACGTAAGGCGTTTTCGTTAGATGGGCTGGATGTGCCTGGGTTGATAGAGGTGCTGAAGCAATGGCGACAGCCGGAGTAA
- the selD gene encoding selenide, water dikinase SelD, with protein MSQAETIKLTSLSSKGGCGCKIGPADLMQVLRSLPPTVPNPDLLVGLDTSDDAGVYRLSDDLALVQTVDFFTPIVDDPYSFGQIAAANALSDIYAMGGKPLTVLNIVAFPISVLDKSILADILRGAADKVQEAGATLVGGHSIDDKEPKFGLAVTGLVHPGKVRTNAAARTGDKLILTKPIGVGILTTSIKKDQLSPEETTRLTAVMSTLNKTAAEIMSAFDVHACTDVTGFGLLGHASEMAKGSRLGLVIHQEDVPMLPRVRELAEKGFVPGGTKNNFAHLEGSILYPDEMDQIDRYILCDAVTSGGLLISVAADQSDQLLTKLKDAGVEAAQIGEVTDAHPGQISVIAAR; from the coding sequence ATGTCTCAAGCTGAAACTATAAAGCTAACTTCACTTTCTTCGAAAGGAGGTTGCGGTTGCAAGATAGGTCCTGCCGATCTTATGCAGGTGCTGCGCAGTCTACCTCCAACTGTTCCTAATCCCGATCTGCTGGTAGGGCTGGATACAAGTGACGACGCGGGAGTATACCGTTTAAGTGACGATCTGGCGTTGGTGCAGACGGTAGATTTTTTCACACCGATTGTGGATGACCCTTATTCTTTCGGTCAGATCGCCGCAGCCAATGCGTTAAGCGATATCTATGCTATGGGTGGAAAACCACTTACCGTACTTAATATTGTTGCTTTTCCGATTTCTGTTTTGGATAAAAGCATCCTGGCCGATATTTTGCGCGGGGCAGCTGATAAAGTGCAGGAAGCAGGAGCCACTCTGGTGGGCGGCCACTCCATTGACGATAAAGAGCCTAAGTTTGGTTTAGCCGTAACAGGGCTGGTTCATCCTGGTAAAGTGAGAACGAACGCAGCAGCACGCACGGGTGACAAGCTTATCTTGACGAAACCGATAGGTGTGGGGATCTTGACTACTTCTATAAAAAAGGATCAGCTATCCCCGGAGGAGACCACTCGCCTAACAGCAGTTATGTCTACTCTCAATAAAACGGCTGCAGAAATTATGTCTGCCTTTGATGTGCACGCCTGCACGGACGTAACCGGTTTTGGGCTGCTGGGACATGCCTCGGAAATGGCAAAGGGAAGCCGGTTGGGACTGGTTATCCATCAAGAAGATGTACCTATGCTGCCGCGGGTTAGAGAGCTTGCCGAGAAAGGTTTTGTACCCGGAGGGACTAAGAATAACTTTGCACATTTGGAAGGTTCTATCCTTTATCCCGATGAGATGGATCAGATTGACCGTTACATCCTATGCGACGCAGTTACCTCGGGCGGCTTATTAATTTCTGTTGCTGCCGATCAAAGCGACCAATTACTTACAAAGCTTAAGGATGCCGGTGTAGAAGCTGCACAAATCGGAGAAGTAACTGATGCTCACCCCGGTCAGATTTCTGTTATAGCTGCCAGATAA
- a CDS encoding DNA alkylation repair protein, producing MNFDMVMQELEALGKERMKKIYESNGAHEPLFGVATGAMKPIFKKTKINQPLAEQLYNSGNYDAMYFAGIIADPKAMTEADFERWIDGAYFYMLSDFVVAVTLAESDIAQQVADKWIASGEELKMSAGWSCYCWLLGSRPDSEFSESKIANLLELVENTIHGCPERAKYAMNSFIYTVGVSYLPLYDKAVETAKAVGPVEVQQDNKKSKFLHASETIQSAADKERLGFKRKHVRC from the coding sequence ATGAATTTTGATATGGTTATGCAGGAGCTTGAAGCTCTCGGCAAGGAACGAATGAAGAAAATATACGAATCTAATGGCGCTCATGAACCGCTTTTTGGCGTGGCTACAGGTGCAATGAAGCCCATCTTCAAGAAAACTAAAATAAATCAGCCGTTGGCTGAGCAGCTTTACAACTCAGGGAATTATGACGCAATGTACTTCGCGGGCATTATTGCAGACCCCAAAGCTATGACTGAAGCGGATTTTGAACGTTGGATCGATGGAGCATATTTTTATATGCTGTCCGATTTTGTGGTTGCAGTAACGTTGGCAGAATCTGATATTGCTCAACAAGTTGCCGATAAATGGATCGCAAGCGGTGAAGAGCTAAAGATGTCAGCGGGCTGGAGTTGTTACTGCTGGCTTTTGGGTAGCCGTCCAGACAGTGAATTTTCCGAAAGTAAAATAGCCAATTTGCTTGAACTTGTGGAAAATACGATACATGGTTGTCCTGAACGAGCTAAATACGCTATGAATAGTTTTATTTACACAGTGGGGGTATCCTACTTACCACTTTATGATAAGGCGGTTGAGACCGCCAAGGCTGTAGGCCCGGTAGAAGTCCAACAAGATAATAAAAAAAGCAAGTTCCTACACGCTTCCGAAACGATTCAAAGTGCAGCTGATAAAGAGAGACTTGGTTTTAAACGCAAACATGTTAGGTGTTAA
- a CDS encoding MFS transporter, producing the protein MTLLRNPKQRKLLFSAGISWMFDAMDVGMISFVVAALAKEWKLGPEQIGILTSINSVGMAVGAAAAGIMADRFGRKSVLLWTLLIFSVASGLSAFATGFAILCVLRFITGVGLGGELPVASTLVSESMPAEERGRAVVLLESFWALGWIASALIAYFVIPDYGWRVAFAIGALPALYAIYLRRAIDDSPRFAEIRKAPLSLKKRVAIVWSQEYRRSTIMLWILWFTVIFSYYGMFLWLPTVMVLKGFSLVRSFEYVLIMTLAQLPGYFTAAYFIEKFGRKFVLVVYLLLTAVSAAWFGNSTTEGMLMAAGICLSFFNLGAWGGMYAYTPELYPTAIRSTGSGLATSFGRIGGIIAPLWVGVLVGRSVDIGSIFMIFFVTIIIGALAVLFLGKETKGTELI; encoded by the coding sequence ATGACACTGCTGCGGAATCCGAAGCAAAGAAAGCTCCTGTTCAGTGCAGGCATAAGCTGGATGTTTGACGCCATGGATGTTGGCATGATTTCTTTTGTTGTGGCAGCATTAGCAAAAGAATGGAAGCTTGGGCCGGAGCAGATTGGAATATTAACCAGCATCAACTCCGTGGGTATGGCTGTTGGTGCAGCGGCGGCGGGGATTATGGCAGACCGCTTTGGACGTAAATCGGTACTGCTCTGGACGTTGTTGATTTTTTCTGTTGCGAGTGGCTTATCCGCTTTTGCTACGGGTTTTGCCATATTATGTGTGTTGCGTTTCATTACCGGCGTGGGTCTGGGCGGAGAACTTCCGGTTGCTTCAACTTTGGTTTCGGAGAGTATGCCCGCTGAGGAAAGAGGACGAGCCGTTGTGCTGCTGGAGAGCTTTTGGGCGCTTGGCTGGATTGCATCGGCTTTAATTGCTTACTTCGTAATTCCGGATTACGGATGGCGTGTGGCTTTTGCTATTGGTGCACTACCTGCCTTGTATGCTATTTACCTGCGGCGTGCGATTGATGATTCTCCACGGTTTGCGGAAATCCGGAAGGCTCCTTTGTCATTAAAGAAACGCGTAGCAATCGTCTGGTCTCAGGAATATAGACGTTCTACGATTATGCTCTGGATTCTGTGGTTCACCGTTATATTCTCATATTATGGGATGTTCCTGTGGCTGCCAACCGTCATGGTCCTCAAGGGCTTCAGCTTGGTTAGAAGCTTTGAGTATGTATTAATTATGACGCTTGCCCAGCTTCCTGGTTACTTTACAGCTGCTTATTTTATTGAGAAATTTGGACGCAAGTTTGTATTAGTGGTTTATTTGTTATTAACAGCGGTGAGCGCCGCCTGGTTCGGAAACTCTACGACAGAGGGAATGCTTATGGCAGCCGGGATCTGCTTATCCTTCTTTAACCTAGGAGCTTGGGGTGGAATGTATGCTTATACACCGGAGCTGTATCCTACGGCTATACGTTCTACGGGTTCCGGCCTTGCGACTTCCTTCGGGAGAATTGGGGGTATTATCGCTCCTCTCTGGGTCGGGGTACTTGTAGGTCGCTCTGTGGACATCGGATCTATCTTTATGATTTTTTTCGTAACCATTATTATCGGTGCGCTTGCTGTGCTCTTTCTTGGAAAAGAAACCAAGGGAACGGAGCTTATTTGA
- a CDS encoding ATP-binding protein — translation MNEFKIPKRMTTALVNSLTAGVVPRIGLEHIAVGRRPEVEAILRDMDNIAEGGAAFKLITGKFGSGKSFLLQMIRNYAMDRDFVVADADLSPERRLVGTKGQGLGTYRELMSHLSTRTRPDGGALEIILQKWIFSLQQNVMQEKSLGPDDPQLGEEVEQRIYAVTSEMRGLVHGFDFAKVLASYWNAHKLADDELKQDALRWLRGEFATRTEARKALGVGVIIDDDNWYDYMKLWAEFTAAIGYKGLLLFIDEGVNLYKITNSISRQSNYEKLLTMFNDTMQGKAESLGIFIGGTPQFVEDGRRGLFSYEALRSRLVAGRYGGSGLNNFTGPIIALDMLSHEEILVLLQKLKNIHAMHYGYEAELSQSQLVHFMEEAVGRLGAEELLTPREVIRDFMDLLHTLRQHPEVSFEKLVGERTSKPVDADQNELDGFLAEFEL, via the coding sequence ATGAATGAGTTTAAAATACCCAAACGGATGACGACAGCACTCGTCAACTCACTGACAGCCGGTGTAGTGCCGCGCATTGGACTGGAGCATATCGCTGTCGGACGAAGACCAGAGGTTGAAGCTATATTACGAGATATGGACAATATAGCCGAAGGTGGAGCTGCTTTCAAGCTGATTACCGGAAAGTTCGGAAGCGGCAAAAGCTTCCTGCTCCAAATGATCCGAAATTACGCGATGGATCGGGACTTCGTGGTGGCAGATGCTGATTTGTCTCCTGAGCGACGTTTGGTGGGAACCAAAGGGCAGGGGCTCGGGACATATCGGGAGCTGATGAGTCACCTATCGACACGGACACGCCCGGACGGCGGGGCATTGGAGATTATTTTGCAAAAGTGGATTTTTTCGCTACAACAGAATGTCATGCAGGAAAAGAGCCTTGGCCCGGACGATCCGCAGCTAGGTGAAGAGGTGGAGCAGAGAATATATGCGGTGACCTCTGAGATGCGGGGACTTGTTCATGGCTTTGATTTTGCAAAAGTATTAGCGTCTTATTGGAACGCTCACAAGCTGGCGGACGATGAGTTGAAGCAGGATGCGCTTCGTTGGCTTCGCGGTGAATTTGCTACCCGTACGGAAGCTCGGAAGGCCTTGGGTGTGGGTGTCATTATCGACGATGACAATTGGTATGATTATATGAAGCTATGGGCGGAATTCACGGCTGCCATTGGATATAAGGGGTTGCTGCTCTTTATTGACGAAGGAGTTAATCTATATAAAATAACGAACAGTATTTCGCGTCAAAGCAATTATGAGAAGCTCCTCACCATGTTCAACGATACGATGCAGGGGAAGGCTGAAAGTCTCGGAATCTTTATCGGGGGAACACCACAGTTCGTAGAGGATGGTCGGAGAGGTTTATTCAGCTATGAGGCGCTTCGCTCCAGATTGGTGGCCGGGCGTTATGGAGGATCAGGTCTGAACAATTTCACCGGACCTATTATTGCGCTGGACATGCTTTCGCATGAAGAAATACTGGTGCTGCTTCAGAAACTAAAGAATATTCATGCCATGCACTACGGCTATGAGGCTGAACTTTCCCAGTCACAGCTAGTACACTTTATGGAAGAGGCTGTCGGTAGATTGGGTGCTGAAGAGCTGCTGACTCCGCGCGAGGTCATCCGCGACTTCATGGATTTGCTACACACTCTGCGCCAGCACCCTGAAGTTTCCTTCGAGAAGCTAGTGGGAGAGCGTACTTCAAAGCCCGTAGATGCAGATCAGAATGAACTGGACGGTTTTCTGGCGGAGTTCGAATTATGA